The Fimbriimonas ginsengisoli Gsoil 348 genome window below encodes:
- a CDS encoding glycosyltransferase, which translates to MSVRDILVILRDLTYWLAWVVGLIFLFSGVQDLVYDIGAYSLRLFRRIYYRKRERLTLPRLRDREQQRIAVMVPAWNEGEVVGMMVQNIIERVEYKNYLIFVGTYPNDQRTQDAVNRLAAQHPQLINVVNPKNGPTTKADCLNNVYRTIRAYEDQEGINFDIFVMHDSEDVVHPHSFMLFNYLIPRVDAIQLPILPLPTRHTRVVHWTYADEFSETHMKDVPVREKVSGFVPFAGTGTGFSRRAFTTLEMQGRAVFNEESMTEDYSMSKRMREAGLTIVFVNLVLDNPDVKYAPWVPLCRRPEFISNWAFFPMDFTRSVRQKTRWIIGISLQEWESTGWSGDPRMIENLIKDRKVFVSAATALLGYVLLTYFLLFYMGEKGVVPFQLLPVIEEGSTLHRLVLVDTSFMVLRMVQRVVFVGMVYGATAGLLSIPRLAISNIVNGLAAYRALQTFARARQGKTAVRWDNTDHLEGVGTMPSAQVERVHNIRSTEITPTATILQRLRSDDPAVVVSGLEVIPKDLRGADRDAVLQSLYDIANHKDTSVRAAFARVMGFLTWPELTLTVLSVLHDRKWVVRANCAKALLKYPNFEALVESALMEHDPLVREILVRSIEQNRLRQETLLPKLSDPNLAATRTALVNDSSLIREMYLREVGMTWDEYMETELQAA; encoded by the coding sequence ATGAGCGTTCGTGACATTCTTGTTATCCTCCGCGACCTGACCTACTGGCTCGCGTGGGTGGTGGGACTGATCTTCCTGTTCAGCGGTGTTCAGGACCTCGTCTACGACATCGGCGCGTACTCGCTCCGGCTCTTCCGCCGGATCTACTACCGAAAGCGTGAGCGTCTGACCCTGCCCCGTCTTCGAGATCGGGAGCAGCAGCGCATCGCCGTTATGGTTCCGGCGTGGAACGAGGGCGAAGTCGTGGGGATGATGGTTCAAAACATCATCGAGCGGGTCGAATACAAGAATTATCTGATCTTCGTGGGCACGTATCCCAACGATCAGCGAACTCAAGACGCCGTCAACCGCCTGGCCGCCCAGCACCCGCAGCTTATCAACGTCGTCAACCCAAAGAACGGGCCCACGACGAAAGCCGACTGTCTGAACAACGTCTACCGAACGATCAGGGCTTACGAGGATCAGGAAGGGATCAACTTCGACATCTTCGTGATGCACGATTCAGAGGACGTGGTGCACCCGCACTCGTTCATGCTCTTCAACTACCTTATCCCCCGGGTCGACGCCATCCAGCTTCCGATCCTTCCGCTGCCGACGCGCCACACCCGCGTTGTGCACTGGACGTATGCCGACGAGTTCTCTGAGACGCACATGAAGGACGTGCCCGTCCGCGAGAAGGTCTCGGGCTTCGTCCCCTTCGCGGGAACCGGCACCGGCTTCTCCCGGCGCGCATTTACCACCCTGGAAATGCAGGGGCGCGCCGTCTTCAACGAAGAGTCCATGACTGAGGACTACTCGATGTCGAAGCGCATGCGCGAGGCCGGTCTCACGATCGTTTTCGTGAACCTCGTGCTCGACAATCCCGATGTCAAGTACGCTCCTTGGGTACCGCTCTGCCGTCGGCCGGAGTTCATTTCCAACTGGGCGTTCTTCCCGATGGACTTCACCCGGTCGGTCCGCCAAAAGACGCGCTGGATCATCGGCATTTCGCTTCAAGAGTGGGAATCCACCGGTTGGAGCGGCGATCCTCGAATGATCGAGAACCTGATCAAGGATCGCAAGGTGTTCGTTTCGGCCGCCACCGCGCTGCTGGGCTACGTCCTCCTCACCTACTTCCTGCTGTTCTACATGGGTGAGAAAGGCGTCGTACCGTTCCAGCTGCTTCCCGTTATCGAAGAAGGCTCGACTCTCCACCGTCTCGTTCTAGTCGACACCTCGTTTATGGTGTTGCGCATGGTGCAGCGAGTGGTTTTCGTCGGCATGGTCTACGGCGCTACCGCCGGACTGCTTTCGATTCCGCGCCTTGCGATCAGCAATATCGTCAACGGCCTCGCGGCTTACCGCGCCCTCCAGACCTTCGCCCGAGCGAGACAAGGCAAGACGGCTGTACGATGGGATAACACCGACCACTTAGAAGGAGTTGGCACGATGCCCTCCGCCCAGGTAGAGCGCGTCCACAACATCCGGTCCACGGAGATCACACCCACTGCCACGATCCTGCAGCGTCTACGATCCGACGATCCGGCAGTTGTGGTATCCGGACTGGAAGTGATCCCGAAGGACCTCCGCGGCGCGGACCGGGACGCCGTACTGCAGTCGCTTTACGATATTGCGAACCACAAGGACACTTCGGTCCGCGCGGCTTTCGCCCGCGTCATGGGCTTCCTAACATGGCCCGAGCTCACGCTTACCGTGCTCTCCGTCCTACACGACCGAAAGTGGGTCGTCCGGGCGAACTGTGCCAAGGCGCTCCTGAAGTATCCGAACTTTGAGGCCCTGGTCGAGAGCGCCCTCATGGAGCACGATCCCCTCGTTCGTGAGATTCTCGTGCGAAGCATCGAACAGAACCGACTTAGGCAAGAGACGCTGCTTCCGAAGCTCAGCGACCCGAACCTTGCCGCTACCCGAACCGCCCTCGTCAACGATTCATCGCTCATTAGGGAGATGTACCTACGAGAAGTAGGAATGACTTGGGATGAGTACATGGAAACTGAGCTCCAAGCCGCATAA